Proteins co-encoded in one Odontesthes bonariensis isolate fOdoBon6 chromosome 24, fOdoBon6.hap1, whole genome shotgun sequence genomic window:
- the ufl1 gene encoding E3 UFM1-protein ligase 1, giving the protein MAADWEEIRRLAADFQRAQFADTVQRLSERNCIEIITKLVQDKKLDVVHTLDGKEYITPAQISREIRDELYVHGGRINIVDLQQIINVDWVHVENRASDIAKSDKGVQLVLGQLIDVTYLDRLAEEVNDKLQEAGLISIAELCKSYDLPGDFLTEELSKRLQKLIQGEMDQYNRGIIFTSAFVARHKARIRGLFSAITRPTPVSSMIGTFGFQEHLLYSVLEELVNTGRLKGSVVGGRQDKAVYIPDIYAKTQNAWVDSFLQQNGYLEFDALVRLGIPDPSSYIKKRFKANKLLFLRAACVGQALVDQVEASVEEAVSSATWTDLQPILPSCLSMEDMGMLINQAMRNTNIQSSARVLGGTVVVSEKFISNCLSLFDEAMQQKAQKEVKNNPVFLITEEDLKQASILTESSAPSKKEKREAERRKKASEGSGSVKAAGGGGNAREIRIRKTKKKGRREEDSDEETGSSQQNRSKQIEAPFMVQEEIVTVLEERVSDCPEEILSELAEHLVRPLSKSYQEVLRTVFMSSSSSSSGTNKKKSMKDLQEEISSLYNNVRLFEKGTKFFSDETQVSITKHILKTVCTDVTNILVNFLAADLMMSVEHPSTITNEVRGKILGKLSEETKGPLMKLHNCLNGKTIEDFLSNLETCAEVCGFMLKKGDKKKERQALFLHRQALSEQLKDTEDSALVLHLTSVLLFQATTHCMLHAPGRCVPQIIGTLTGRILPEQQQLLSAYQNLVVKQLVSQSQGRKQQQQQEEEDEEDEEARSVRSQLLALTPQVKELVLSQKKASVTED; this is encoded by the exons ATGGCGGCAGACTGGGAGGAAATCCGTCGGCTCGCCGCTGATTTCCAGAGAGCTCAGTTTGCAGACACTGTGCAGAG GCTGTCGGAGAGGAATTGCATTGAAATAATAACCAAACTGGTTCAGGACAAGAAGCTGGATGTGGTGCACACACTTGATGGAAAGGAATACATCACCCCGGCTCAAATCAGCAGGGAAATCCGAGATGAACTCTATGTCCATGGAG GCAGAATCAACATCGTGGACCTTCAGCAG ATCATCAATGTTGACTGGGTTCATGTTGAGAACAGAGCCAGCGACATTGCAAAGTCTGATAAAGGTGTGCAGCTTGTTCTGGGACAGCTGATCGATGT CACCTACCTGGACCGTTTAGCTGAGGAGGTTAACGACAAGCTGCAGGAGGCGGGTCTGATCAGTATTGCAGAACTGTGTAAAAGCTACGACCTCCCTGGAGACTTCTTAACCGAG GAGTTATCCAAACGCCTCCAAAAGCTTATCCAGGGGGAGATGGACCAGTACAATAGGGGTATCATATTCACCTCTGCGTTTGTGGCCCGTCACAAAGCCAGGATACGGGGGCTTTTCAGTGCAATCACAAG ACCAACACCTGTCAGCAGCATGATCGGAACCTTTGGCTTTCAGGAACACCTTCTGTATT CTGTCTTGGAAGAGTTGGTGAACACTGGACGCCTAAAAGGAAGTGTGGTTGGCGGCCGGCAGGACAAAGCGGTGTATATCCCCGATATCTACGCCAAAACACAGAACGCCTGGGTGGACTCCTTCCTCCAGCAAAACGGGTATTTAG AGTTTGATGCGTTGGTGAGACTCGGGATCCCCGACCCTTCCAGCTACATTAAGAAGCGCTTTAAGGCCAACAAGCTGCTGTTCCTCAGGGCGGCCTGTGTGGGTCAGGCTCTGGTGGACCAGGTGGAGGCTTCTGTGGAGGAAGCTGTGAGCTCCGCTACATGGACTGACCTCCAG CCAATTCTGCCCAGCTGCCTGTCGATGGAGGACATGGGGATGCTGATCAATCAGGCCATGAGGAACACTAACATCCAGTCCTCTGCCAGAGTGCTGGGAGGCACAGTTGTTGTCAGTGAGAAGTTCATCAGTAACTGCCTCTCTCTGTTTGATGAGGCCATGCAGCAGAAAGCTCAGAAG GAGGTCAAGAACAATCCAGTCTTCCTTATTACTGAAGAGGATCTGAAGCAAGCATCCATTCTGACGGAGAGCTCAGCACCTTCGAAAAAGGAGAAGAGAGAAGCGGAGCGCAGGAAGAAGGCCTCAG AGGGCAGCGGCAGCGtgaaagcagcaggaggaggaggcaacGCCAGAGAGATCCGCATCCGCAAAACCAAGAAgaaggggaggagggaggaggacagTGATGAAGAAACTGGATCTTCACAGCAAA ATCGCAGTAAACAGATTGAAGCCCCCTTTATGGTCCAGGAGGAGATCGTCACCGTTTTAGAGGAGCGAGTGAGCGACTGCCCGGAAGAAATCCTCTCTGAGCTGGCAGAGCATTTAGTAAG ACCGCTGAGTAAAAGCTACCAGGAGGTGCTGCGGACAGTGTTCATGTCTTCCAGCAGCTCATCATCCGGGACCAACAAGAAGAAGAGCATGAAGGACCTCCAGGAGGAGATCTCCAGTCTGTACAACAACGTGCGGCTGTTTGAGAAAGGCACCAAGTTCTTCTCTG ATGAAACCCAGGTCAGCATCACCAAGCACATCCTGAAGACGGTGTGCACCGACGTCACCAACATCCTGGTCAACTTCCTGGCTGCTGACCTGATGATGTCGGTGGAACATCCCAGCACCATCACCAATGAG GTCAGAGGGAAGATTTTGGGAAAGCTGTCAGAGGAGACCAAAGGGCCGCTGATGAAGCTGCACAACTGCCTGAACGGCAAA ACTATTGAAGACTTTCTTTCAAACCTGGAGACGTGTGCTGAAGTGTGTGGCTTCATGCTGAAGAAAGGAGACAAGAAGAAGGAGAG ACAGGCTCTGTTTCTGCACCGCCAAGCTCTCAGCGAGCAGCTGAAGGACACGGAGGACTCGGCGCTGGTCCTCCATCTGACCAGCGTGCTGCTGTTCCAGGCCACCACCCACTGCATGCTGCACGCCCCGGGCCGCTGCGTGCCTCAGATCATCGGCACGCTCACAGGACGCATACTTCCG gagcagcagcagctgctgtctGCCTATCAGAACCTGGTGGTGAAGCAGCTGGTGAGCCAGAGTCAGGgcaggaagcagcagcagcagcaggaggaggaggacgaggaggacgaggaggccAGGAGTGTGCGCTCCCAGCTGCTGGCCCTCACCCCGCAGGTGAAGGAGCTGGTGCTGTCCCAGAAGAAAGCCTCCGTCACTGAGGACTGA